The Musa acuminata AAA Group cultivar baxijiao chromosome BXJ1-8, Cavendish_Baxijiao_AAA, whole genome shotgun sequence genomic sequence GCGCATGCTTAGCCTTCGACACAGACGAGTATTGCTGCAGGGGTCAGTACGGTATCCTGGACACATGGAAGCCCACCAGCTACTCCAAGATGTTCAAGGATGCGTGTCCTCAAGCTTATAGTTATGCTTATGATGACAAGAGCAGCACCTTCACCTGCGTGGGGGCTAATTACGATATCACCTACTGCCCTTGAAACCAACGTACATCTATCACAAGCTTCTTCTTATCTCGCTTTGGCTCTCGAGAGAGcataaataaaagaagagtttcAAAGTTCTATTCGTATCATTTGACTTCCATCTTTCTTGCTTTGGACATCGATCATTCATTTCTAGGGAACAAAATGCATACAACATGTTGCCTGATGAGATAAACAAAGGAACAAACTTTATATACGAACAAATATAAATCGATCGTAACACACAAcagaattaaataaaaatcacaatcaaataggacATTAAGATTTACGTGATAAAAATCATTGgtaaacaaaagaaaattcactataagaataatgaatatacaaatatcaGAATCTCTTGCCAAAAACCAAAACAATAATTACAAAAGAATAACTAGGATGCAAGGATTACGTTACTGTATACAATATCCAAATTCGTTTTAAGTAATTAAAACAAGAATCTATTATAGATCTGATCTTACCCAATATGAGAATACTGCTTAGATTGGATGATTGAGTATAGCCTCtatattgtccttgtcttcttttcttttattttctattatttttatatcattttcttaagtttttgcatcttttttcatAGCCACCATACACCATTTATTAGATCTAGATTTATGTTAATAATGGAAAATGAGCTGTTAAAACCCATTATGAGCTGAACCAATGGGTCGTCTGTCGAACATTCTCAAACTATACAAGAAGGATAAAtagataaaaatttataattGACAAGAACATAACAACAAGATGGCTGACTCACCTTTGGTGGATACATTGACGTCAAGATTGGGACGAGGAGGAGCTTCTATGCTTTGTTACCTTATATGATTCAAACATGTCTTTGTTCTTGAATGTagcctattcttttttttttttggcacctAAAGGATGGAGGTGACGATAGAAAGAATGAGAAAACGAATGACCGCACGAATGACCGCACTATTGAATAGTGTAGGCAAAGAGAGAtcgaaaaggaagagaagagaagagagagagggagagagaggaaagGGAGATTTGACAATGGGACGATAAAAAAACAGAGAGTAGTGGTCGCAAATAAAAAAATACAGCAGAAAGAAACCAAAACCCACTGGCCACATGGCCGCAGCTCCGCAGGCCTCAGCCCACTGTGGTCGTAGAATCGAACGTTATGTCTTCATACCGGTTGAGCCGATgcattgatcttaaggttgtggtGTGAAGAGTCAAACAAAGTGCCATTGCAGGTCaaaaaacaatttgattttaattAGAGTTATGTtctcaaagaaaaaaatatgattaattaaTCTAACACTGTAATATTCTGATAATTAGGTTGGACCCACGACTCGAGTAACACACAACGAAAGAAGAAAACCTACGAGCTGGCTCTGATCTGGACCAGCTACATACCAAAGTTGTGCTTTGGCTGCGACATGACTTGCTCAAACTGGCCTTTCCCCTCTGCCCTTTGACGCCCACAGGCGAAGTAGAACTTTAGTCGCAGCACTGTCTCTGTCGCCTTCTTCGTCGCCATCCTGATCTCAGGTCCGTGATCATTGGTTCTATGTATGCCTTCCCTTGACATTGTTATGTCATTCGTTCATGCATGATACTTGTTGATGCTTCTTCAGGCGCACGCTCCGCCACCTTTAGCTTCAAGAACAACTGCTCCTTCACTATTTGGCCTGCCTCGTTGGCCAATTCCGACAAAGGTGCTCTTTCCCAGACCGGATTCCAGCTGGACAGTGGCGCCTCCTTTTCACTGGAC encodes the following:
- the LOC135589128 gene encoding thaumatin-like protein 1, yielding MSCGDGFNVPVSVIPSEGSNCNRTTCRTNINARCPTELQMLASDESVVGCKSACLAFDTDEYCCRGQYGILDTWKPTSYSKMFKDACPQAYSYAYDDKSSTFTCVGANYDITYCP